One candidate division WOR-3 bacterium genomic window carries:
- a CDS encoding acetyl-CoA carboxylase biotin carboxylase subunit yields MFKKILVANRGEIAVRVLRACREMGIKSVTVYSDADRTALHTRYADEVYYIGPSPSTESYLRIEKIIDVAKKSGAEAIHPGYGFLAENTEFAKACEDAGIIFIGPNSRAIELLGDKIASKVTMVKAGVPVIPGSEGAVKDEVEALQVIEKIGLPVLIKAAGGGGGKGMRVVKDKKDLATAIKQATGEAQSAFGNPTIFIEKFLEQPRHIEFQILADNYGNVVHLCERECSIQRRHQKLIEESPSAIMTPELREKMGEAAKKAVKASGYNNAGTVEFMVDKDRNFYFLEMNTRLQVEHPVTELVTGIDIVKEQFKIAAGEKLSLRQEDIKLNGAAIECRITAEDPENNFAPSTGKITELIEPGGIGVRLDSGIYKGFEVPIYYDPLIAKLLVWAPTRREAIERMKRALKEYTIRGIKTSIPFHLLVMENPQFIAGEYDTTFIDRILGKIEYRKENYEIAAITALIIKTLQEQKTTVAKKTTMQKVSPWKLAARQSMLRKM; encoded by the coding sequence ATGTTTAAAAAAATTTTAGTTGCCAATCGGGGTGAGATTGCGGTACGGGTTTTAAGGGCCTGCAGGGAGATGGGTATAAAGTCAGTCACGGTCTATTCGGATGCTGACCGCACCGCTCTACATACCCGTTATGCTGACGAGGTCTATTATATCGGACCTTCGCCGTCAACCGAGAGTTATCTGCGGATAGAAAAGATAATTGATGTTGCAAAAAAGAGCGGTGCTGAAGCAATCCATCCAGGTTACGGGTTTCTTGCTGAAAACACGGAATTTGCCAAAGCCTGTGAGGATGCCGGGATTATTTTTATTGGACCGAATTCAAGGGCGATTGAACTTCTCGGCGATAAGATTGCCTCAAAGGTCACAATGGTAAAAGCAGGTGTGCCGGTGATACCAGGAAGTGAAGGAGCAGTGAAAGATGAGGTTGAGGCTTTGCAGGTGATAGAGAAAATAGGTTTACCGGTTCTTATTAAAGCCGCTGGGGGCGGAGGTGGAAAAGGGATGCGGGTTGTGAAGGACAAAAAAGATCTTGCAACTGCAATTAAACAGGCAACCGGTGAGGCACAATCAGCATTTGGCAATCCCACGATTTTTATTGAAAAATTTTTGGAACAGCCAAGGCATATAGAATTTCAGATTCTCGCGGATAATTATGGAAATGTTGTCCATTTATGCGAAAGGGAGTGCTCAATCCAGAGAAGGCATCAGAAACTAATTGAAGAATCGCCTTCGGCAATTATGACTCCGGAGCTCCGTGAAAAGATGGGTGAAGCAGCAAAGAAGGCAGTAAAGGCATCAGGATACAATAACGCGGGAACTGTGGAATTTATGGTTGACAAAGACAGGAATTTTTATTTCCTTGAGATGAATACCCGTTTGCAGGTTGAACATCCGGTTACCGAACTCGTGACTGGGATTGATATCGTGAAAGAACAATTCAAGATTGCAGCAGGGGAAAAATTATCTTTGAGACAGGAAGATATAAAGTTGAATGGTGCAGCGATTGAGTGTCGTATAACCGCTGAAGACCCGGAGAATAATTTTGCGCCATCAACGGGAAAGATTACGGAATTGATTGAACCAGGTGGCATTGGTGTTCGGCTTGATAGTGGTATATACAAAGGATTTGAGGTCCCAATTTACTACGACCCATTGATTGCGAAACTTCTGGTCTGGGCACCGACACGCAGAGAAGCAATAGAAAGGATGAAAAGGGCATTGAAAGAATATACAATCAGGGGGATAAAGACTTCTATTCCATTCCATTTGTTGGTGATGGAAAATCCGCAGTTTATTGCTGGTGAATATGATACGACTTTTATTGACCGGATTTTAGGTAAAATAGAGTATAGAAAAGAAAATTATGAGATAGCAGCAATTACCGCGCTGATTATCAAAACCCTGCAGGAGCAAAAGACAACGGTTGCTAAAAAGACAACCATGCAAAAAGTCAGTCCCTGGAAACTTGCCGCTCGCCAATCCATGCTCCGAAAGATGTAG